In one Rhodothermales bacterium genomic region, the following are encoded:
- a CDS encoding GntR family transcriptional regulator has translation MISIDRSSKKQVLEQLKEQLRYALATGAFPIDSRMPSTRVLAAQLTISFHTVRKAYQDLSEEGLLEAVQGSGFRVLERVAPNTEERMEKGASIVHDALQQLLGLGLEESEVEYLLAEQFSVLEKASERPRVLFVATYTEMAEACAEVVSHTLQVPVEAVSLRALSRELDTEYAITPHTLLREAMDRLPQSDVIGATIYLTPETLDRVARLRAHETLGVVSYYAETIPHLMKEIQHQTGFEGQILGASIEQGARHISQLTGQFDVLVYTPKSRRRLLQVRHDIQHLLSPIGWYIARDSIDAIKEMLPS, from the coding sequence ATGATTTCGATCGACAGATCGTCAAAAAAACAGGTCCTCGAGCAGCTGAAGGAGCAACTACGCTACGCCCTCGCAACGGGTGCGTTTCCGATTGACTCGCGTATGCCTTCGACACGCGTCCTGGCCGCCCAGCTCACGATCTCTTTTCACACCGTTCGCAAAGCCTATCAAGATCTGTCCGAGGAGGGGCTGCTCGAAGCTGTTCAGGGAAGCGGCTTTCGCGTCCTCGAACGGGTCGCACCGAATACGGAGGAACGGATGGAAAAGGGGGCCTCGATCGTACACGATGCACTCCAACAGTTGCTGGGGTTGGGACTCGAGGAATCGGAAGTCGAGTACTTGCTTGCCGAGCAGTTTTCGGTACTCGAGAAGGCTAGCGAGCGGCCGCGGGTGCTGTTTGTCGCCACATACACCGAAATGGCGGAAGCCTGTGCGGAGGTCGTTTCGCATACCCTCCAAGTGCCCGTCGAAGCCGTCTCGTTGCGAGCGCTGAGCCGGGAGTTGGACACCGAGTACGCGATCACGCCGCATACGCTGCTTCGCGAAGCCATGGACCGGCTTCCGCAAAGCGACGTAATCGGCGCCACAATCTACCTGACACCCGAAACACTCGACCGGGTCGCGCGCCTGCGTGCTCACGAGACGCTCGGCGTGGTTAGTTATTATGCTGAAACGATTCCGCATCTCATGAAGGAGATCCAACACCAGACCGGCTTTGAAGGACAGATACTCGGGGCATCCATTGAACAGGGCGCGCGCCATATATCGCAGCTCACCGGCCAGTTCGACGTTCTGGTATACACACCAAAAAGCCGGCGCCGGCTGCTCCAGGTTCGCCACGACATTCAGCATCTCCTCTCGCCAATCGGCTGGTATATCGCACGCGACTCGATCGACGCGATCAAAGAGATGCTCCCTTCCTGA
- a CDS encoding sodium:solute symporter codes for MLTPLDYTVIAIYLVGVLGIGAWIGGRQTSRTDYFLGSRSLPWWAVCFSIVATETSTLTVIGVPAVAYAGTMTFLQLTLGYLIGRIAVSVIMLPRYASGEFVTAYAFLGERFGRQTQAVASVTFLCTRLLADGVRLFATAIPIKLIADASGVSLSYFEITLSIGLFTIFYTIIGGIKAVIWIDVIQMGVYLGGAFVALLVLLQEAPADWFARAADAGKLQILNLEVGRPFAYWVTEQYAFVTAVIGGAIFSMASHGSDQLIVQRLLACRSLEDSRKALIGSGLVVMVQFTLFLLVGVLLWAYYDGASPAELGLTRADEVFPRFIIEGLPPGVSGLILAGIVAAAMSTLSSSLNALASSSMMDLYERFSGKRLDDDQALRMARFFTLIWGIIFVGFAGLFEERTDPVVELGLAVASFTYGGMLGLFALGLLQRKAVQADAIAAFVVTVGLMIAIVGGVRYDPAGGWLMLWFKEAPATGLREIAWPWYTSIGVALMLVFGSLRAIWHTLQSSMRT; via the coding sequence ATGCTGACCCCGCTAGATTATACCGTTATTGCAATATACCTTGTGGGTGTGCTCGGGATAGGCGCCTGGATCGGGGGGAGGCAGACGAGCCGGACCGACTATTTCCTGGGCAGCCGCTCGTTGCCGTGGTGGGCCGTCTGTTTTTCGATTGTGGCGACGGAGACCAGCACCCTTACCGTGATCGGAGTGCCGGCGGTGGCTTATGCCGGCACGATGACATTCCTCCAACTTACCCTGGGATATCTCATTGGCCGGATCGCCGTGAGTGTGATCATGTTGCCCCGGTACGCCAGCGGCGAATTTGTCACTGCGTATGCTTTCCTGGGGGAGCGCTTCGGTCGGCAGACCCAGGCTGTAGCCTCGGTCACGTTTCTGTGCACCCGGTTGCTGGCCGATGGGGTACGCCTCTTCGCGACCGCAATCCCCATTAAGCTGATCGCGGATGCTTCGGGCGTTTCGCTCTCCTACTTCGAAATCACGCTCTCAATTGGTCTTTTTACCATCTTTTACACCATCATCGGGGGCATCAAGGCCGTAATCTGGATCGATGTGATTCAGATGGGGGTGTACCTGGGCGGCGCCTTCGTGGCGTTACTCGTATTGCTACAGGAGGCTCCGGCGGACTGGTTTGCGCGGGCGGCAGACGCCGGCAAGCTCCAGATCTTGAATCTGGAGGTGGGCCGGCCGTTTGCCTACTGGGTGACCGAACAATACGCCTTCGTGACGGCAGTTATAGGTGGCGCCATTTTTTCCATGGCATCCCATGGCAGCGATCAGCTCATCGTCCAGCGCCTGTTAGCCTGCCGGTCGCTGGAGGATAGTCGCAAGGCCCTGATTGGTAGCGGCCTGGTCGTGATGGTGCAGTTCACGCTTTTCCTGCTGGTCGGCGTGCTGCTCTGGGCCTATTACGATGGGGCATCGCCGGCCGAACTGGGGCTGACCCGGGCCGATGAGGTCTTCCCCCGGTTTATCATCGAAGGTCTGCCGCCCGGGGTGTCGGGTCTCATCCTGGCCGGCATCGTGGCGGCCGCCATGAGCACCCTGTCCTCGTCGCTCAACGCCCTGGCTTCGTCGTCCATGATGGACCTGTACGAGCGGTTTTCGGGCAAACGACTTGATGACGATCAAGCGCTGCGTATGGCGCGCTTCTTCACCCTCATCTGGGGCATTATCTTCGTCGGCTTCGCCGGCCTGTTTGAAGAGCGAACAGATCCGGTCGTCGAACTCGGCCTGGCCGTGGCGTCGTTTACGTACGGCGGCATGCTCGGGTTATTCGCGCTGGGGCTGCTTCAACGGAAAGCGGTTCAGGCGGACGCGATCGCCGCGTTTGTGGTCACGGTCGGTTTGATGATTGCGATTGTTGGCGGTGTGCGGTACGATCCGGCTGGCGGGTGGTTGATGCTGTGGTTTAAAGAGGCGCCGGCAACAGGCCTACGGGAAATTGCGTGGCCCTGGTACACGTCAATAGGTGTAGCGCTCATGCTGGTTTTTGGATCATTGCGCGCCATCTGGCATACCCTACAGTCTTCCATGCGCACATAA
- the ligA gene encoding NAD-dependent DNA ligase LigA, which translates to MAIAEEAKRLIARFETVEEYERLGTLSHQEAAELVHTLAPAVSFLAYSYYVQDDPAATDADYDRLFRALQTIEARFPDLQAEDSPTQRVGGAPLSQFEKVRHPVPLLSLGNAFDEGELRAWYSRCQKGLEATFGETMTPAVVVELKIDGLALAVTYAAGRLVVGATRGNGVEGENITPHVRTIEDIPLSIPVAGRIWEGALPDRLEVRGEAYLPTSAFDALNERLIAAGGKPFANPRNAAAGSLRVLDPRITASRPLHFYTYGIGPTVGVPPPASQWEGLQWLAGLGFPVNPYARRLSGIDEAVALCAQWTEQRDTLDYEIDGIVVKIDDHSYQRVLGYVSSAPRWAIAYKFAAREATTRLLGIGISVGRTGALKPEAILEPVGIGGVTVSRATLHNEDYIRGRDIRIGDTVLVKRAGDVIPQVVGPMEAMRDGTERLFIFPSECPACHSPVVRLDGEADWYCVATDCPAQFIRLIEHYASRGAMDIEGLGAKMAVLLGEEGLVRTLADIYRLTLEALLRLEGFAEKRAQNLLDGIETSRHRPMARLLFGLGIRHVGKTTAELLVSRIRSVEDMARLSGEELLAIEGIGPVIAESIVDWFMVDKNRQLITELGALGVNLSRLPEEEPAHDPEGAAFGRTFVLTGALPGMGRAEAQGLIKAAGGKVASSVSKKTDFVVAGESSGAKYDAAVKLGIPILDQVGLLALLNPRS; encoded by the coding sequence ATGGCGATAGCTGAGGAGGCGAAGCGGCTCATTGCGCGATTTGAAACGGTCGAGGAATACGAGCGGCTTGGCACCCTGTCGCACCAGGAAGCCGCGGAACTCGTTCATACCCTTGCGCCGGCTGTCAGCTTCCTCGCGTACTCCTATTATGTGCAGGATGACCCTGCCGCCACGGATGCCGACTACGACCGCCTCTTTCGCGCGCTTCAGACCATTGAGGCGCGCTTTCCCGACCTCCAAGCGGAGGACTCACCCACACAGCGGGTAGGCGGTGCGCCGCTCAGTCAGTTTGAAAAAGTCCGCCATCCGGTCCCGCTCCTTTCGCTCGGCAATGCGTTCGACGAGGGCGAACTGCGCGCCTGGTATTCGCGGTGCCAGAAAGGCCTGGAGGCTACATTCGGTGAGACGATGACGCCCGCAGTGGTCGTTGAACTGAAGATCGACGGTTTGGCCCTGGCGGTGACGTATGCCGCTGGCCGGCTGGTTGTGGGCGCCACTCGCGGCAATGGAGTGGAGGGTGAAAACATAACCCCGCATGTACGCACCATCGAGGACATACCCCTCTCCATCCCGGTCGCCGGGCGCATATGGGAGGGGGCTCTACCGGACCGGCTTGAAGTGAGGGGGGAGGCTTATTTGCCGACGAGTGCATTCGATGCCTTGAATGAACGACTCATTGCGGCCGGGGGCAAGCCGTTCGCCAATCCTCGTAATGCCGCGGCCGGCAGCCTGCGCGTGCTCGATCCCCGTATTACCGCCTCCCGCCCCCTTCATTTTTACACCTACGGGATTGGTCCCACTGTCGGCGTCCCACCGCCCGCCTCACAATGGGAAGGGCTCCAGTGGTTGGCCGGCCTCGGCTTTCCCGTCAATCCCTACGCCAGGCGCCTGTCCGGAATCGATGAGGCCGTCGCCCTCTGTGCGCAATGGACCGAACAGCGGGACACGCTCGACTACGAGATCGACGGCATCGTCGTCAAGATCGACGATCACTCCTACCAAAGGGTACTCGGTTATGTGTCCAGCGCACCACGGTGGGCGATTGCCTACAAATTTGCGGCGCGAGAGGCAACGACGCGGCTACTGGGTATAGGCATCAGCGTGGGGCGAACCGGCGCGCTGAAGCCAGAGGCCATTCTTGAGCCGGTCGGCATTGGGGGCGTCACGGTTTCGCGGGCCACGTTGCATAATGAAGACTATATCCGGGGGCGCGATATTCGCATCGGCGACACAGTGCTCGTGAAGCGCGCCGGCGACGTCATTCCTCAGGTTGTGGGCCCTATGGAGGCCATGCGGGATGGAACCGAGCGACTGTTTATATTTCCGAGCGAATGTCCGGCGTGCCATTCGCCCGTCGTGCGCCTGGACGGTGAGGCCGACTGGTACTGCGTGGCCACGGACTGCCCGGCGCAGTTCATACGCCTCATCGAGCATTATGCGAGCCGGGGCGCCATGGATATCGAAGGCCTGGGCGCGAAAATGGCCGTGTTGCTCGGGGAGGAGGGGCTGGTGCGGACGCTGGCGGACATCTATCGGTTGACGCTCGAGGCGTTGTTGCGACTGGAAGGCTTTGCCGAGAAACGCGCGCAGAACCTGCTCGACGGCATCGAGACGTCGCGCCATCGTCCGATGGCGCGTCTACTTTTTGGGCTGGGCATCCGGCATGTGGGAAAGACTACGGCGGAATTGCTGGTGAGTCGGATTCGCTCCGTGGAGGACATGGCGCGGCTGTCGGGGGAGGAGTTGCTGGCTATCGAAGGTATCGGTCCCGTCATCGCCGAGAGCATCGTCGACTGGTTCATGGTGGACAAAAATCGGCAGCTGATTACCGAACTAGGCGCGCTGGGTGTGAACCTGTCCCGGTTGCCGGAGGAGGAGCCGGCGCACGACCCGGAGGGCGCGGCGTTCGGGAGGACGTTTGTGCTTACCGGCGCCCTGCCCGGCATGGGGCGGGCGGAAGCGCAGGGGCTCATCAAGGCGGCCGGCGGGAAGGTGGCCTCAAGCGTGAGTAAAAAAACCGACTTTGTCGTCGCGGGCGAATCGTCGGGCGCCAAGTACGACGCCGCCGTCAAGCTCGGCATCCCCATACTGGACCAGGTTGGCCTGCTGGCCTTGCTCAATCCCCGATCCTAG
- a CDS encoding right-handed parallel beta-helix repeat-containing protein — protein sequence MVPPPQLDRAPEPAGALVTRFVAQTPWHASPIVEIDSLRRVISPQGRLVWVDQRAGADTGACTEEAPCRTIAFALQWAGAGDAVLVRAGVYRESVLFQKGGTADRPITLAAYPGEAVVVSGAEVAQDGWMASENDWERAWTASLPMHRSKNRPQDVFRPELIVVDGLPLRAVYARENLRPGAFWVDGEPEAPRRIVTRFRESRRPDSLSIETGLRPMLLTGADSAVHHVRIIGMIFLHAPNSGKNGCFQSVGSRWQVEQNLVAWCNGLGIMVGGHQQTFRGNWSMYNGQMGWSSRTSHSLLEDNRSVGNNWKGYDARWEAGGGKFVETTYTTIRRHYAAYNLGPGIWLDINNTNNIVEESLVVGNTKAGIMVEFKSTDNVVRNNVVYGTRLLDGTGSGIQIQAASNNRIEHNTVYSNEGDGIRYKHGDGRAASGGTVFYRNLLINNGIGPSRAQEIRVEGTPPLDNPDTYTENVYGRRGNEDAIFFVAEMPSNDLDTWMRFSNSTTDRIQPHPRRVLADVQRPEGWGVAGEFDLTAFGVQAAAVGPAR from the coding sequence GTGGTACCACCCCCGCAGCTCGATCGGGCGCCTGAACCCGCCGGCGCCCTGGTCACCCGATTTGTCGCTCAAACCCCCTGGCATGCTTCCCCGATTGTGGAGATAGACAGCCTGCGGCGGGTAATCAGTCCACAGGGGCGGCTCGTATGGGTTGACCAACGCGCCGGCGCCGATACGGGAGCCTGTACCGAAGAGGCACCCTGCCGTACGATCGCCTTCGCCCTGCAGTGGGCCGGTGCAGGGGATGCGGTGCTCGTCCGTGCCGGCGTGTATCGTGAATCGGTGCTGTTTCAAAAAGGAGGAACTGCCGACAGGCCGATCACGCTGGCGGCCTACCCCGGAGAAGCGGTCGTCGTGAGCGGCGCCGAAGTGGCGCAAGACGGTTGGATGGCCTCGGAGAACGACTGGGAACGTGCGTGGACGGCGTCGCTTCCGATGCATCGGTCCAAAAACCGTCCACAGGATGTATTCCGCCCCGAGTTGATCGTGGTGGATGGATTGCCGTTGCGGGCGGTTTACGCCCGGGAGAACCTGCGGCCAGGGGCGTTCTGGGTCGATGGTGAACCGGAAGCCCCCCGCCGGATAGTGACCCGTTTTCGGGAGTCCCGCCGGCCCGATAGCCTGTCGATCGAAACCGGATTACGGCCGATGTTGCTCACCGGGGCGGACTCGGCGGTTCACCATGTCCGTATCATCGGAATGATCTTCCTGCATGCGCCAAATTCCGGGAAAAACGGCTGTTTCCAGTCGGTAGGTAGCCGGTGGCAGGTGGAGCAGAACCTGGTTGCATGGTGTAACGGGCTGGGGATCATGGTTGGAGGGCACCAGCAAACGTTCAGGGGCAACTGGTCCATGTACAACGGTCAGATGGGATGGAGCAGCCGGACGAGCCACTCTCTGCTGGAAGACAACCGGAGTGTGGGCAACAACTGGAAGGGGTATGACGCGCGCTGGGAGGCCGGCGGCGGCAAGTTTGTCGAGACCACCTACACGACGATCCGGAGGCACTACGCCGCCTACAACCTGGGCCCGGGAATCTGGCTCGATATCAACAATACAAACAACATCGTGGAGGAGTCATTGGTGGTAGGGAATACAAAAGCTGGCATCATGGTCGAGTTCAAATCTACCGATAATGTCGTGCGCAACAACGTGGTGTATGGTACCCGACTTCTGGACGGCACCGGAAGCGGCATTCAGATCCAGGCGGCAAGCAACAACAGGATCGAGCATAACACCGTTTATTCCAACGAAGGGGACGGCATCCGATATAAACACGGCGATGGTAGAGCGGCCTCAGGAGGAACGGTGTTTTATCGCAATCTGCTCATCAACAACGGCATCGGACCATCGCGAGCACAGGAGATCCGTGTGGAGGGCACCCCACCGCTCGACAACCCGGATACCTATACCGAGAACGTGTATGGGCGGCGAGGGAACGAGGATGCGATTTTTTTCGTCGCTGAGATGCCCAGTAACGACCTCGACACCTGGATGCGGTTCTCGAATTCAACCACCGATCGGATTCAGCCCCACCCCCGGCGTGTCCTCGCCGATGTACAGCGCCCGGAGGGCTGGGGCGTGGCGGGGGAGTTCGATCTCACTGCGTTCGGCGTACAGGCGGCGGCTGTCGGGCCGGCTCGTTGA
- a CDS encoding HDIG domain-containing protein translates to MGWIKNVFKSRPRIRPVGERLERGRLEDPRLQQRNLIVKGSIFLGLVALTYLAFPRGDFYHYTLAEGDFWRLETLVAPFDFAIAKDPEVIESERRNVRFTTPPYFEEVLDASARMAVKRDTVVLHLDRVFAAYARFKLGQRAGGVEMAVPDSMAYLEVRRNARVKLTPNQWQLLVQSYAERHPDLAERRARGNRLDDLLVRKAWSVGAQLLSIGILDVPIDSVYTDEIYIRDEAESVVRTKRKESLFGLNEAFLLVRDEFSKQYPNNPDYVGVGEALFIAMFQHSLTYLRAETMREWQRKEQRISPTRGMVEAGSIIVENGEKVTREIKRRLTSLERAQQERMGRKLPWKLALGQLFLALATHLLFFLYLYSLRRQIYDDNRKVLLIALLFAGIIGSYAIAIRYPLFGMYAVPVAVAPVMLTVMFDSRVALFGLLTLALVGGHLLGYDFEFTFATIFACNLAVFSVRDIKNRGQIFLSAGMVFLGYGLVLGATWLMYDTPPGLFGEEMIRVGINSLMLIVSLPLLWIFERAFDITTDLTLLELSDTNRPLLKELSTRAPGTFSHSLQVANLAETAADAIGANALLARVGALYHDIGKMPKAEYFVENQRKNENPHDQIKPRMSALIIASHVKEGLEIGRQHNLPIRVLDFIPMHHGTTLIEYFYRKAEEHSLLESVQEGEFRYPGPRPQSRETGILMLADSVEAASRSLSEPTHKRLESLIDTIFRARMTDGQLDETDLTFSDLTIIKETFLSLLVGMHHARVKYPDQIEAEERERVAAAFEEHISGRSIE, encoded by the coding sequence ATGGGGTGGATTAAAAACGTCTTCAAGAGCCGGCCCAGAATTCGCCCCGTTGGCGAACGGCTTGAACGTGGCCGGCTCGAGGATCCCCGCCTTCAGCAGCGCAACCTCATCGTCAAGGGAAGTATATTCCTCGGCCTCGTGGCGCTGACCTATCTCGCCTTTCCCCGGGGTGATTTTTATCACTATACCCTCGCGGAGGGCGACTTCTGGCGGCTGGAGACGTTGGTAGCGCCGTTTGATTTTGCGATCGCCAAAGATCCTGAGGTTATCGAGAGCGAGCGCCGGAACGTACGATTCACGACCCCCCCGTATTTCGAGGAAGTCCTCGATGCCTCCGCACGGATGGCGGTCAAGCGAGACACCGTCGTCCTGCACCTCGATCGCGTGTTTGCGGCCTATGCGCGGTTTAAACTCGGTCAGCGCGCCGGCGGAGTCGAGATGGCTGTGCCGGACTCGATGGCCTATCTGGAGGTGCGACGTAACGCGAGGGTCAAACTTACCCCGAACCAGTGGCAGTTGCTCGTGCAATCCTACGCCGAGCGGCATCCGGATCTCGCCGAAAGGCGGGCGCGCGGCAACCGGCTGGACGATTTGCTCGTTCGCAAGGCGTGGAGTGTAGGCGCCCAGTTGTTGTCTATCGGCATCCTCGATGTGCCCATCGACAGCGTGTATACGGATGAAATCTATATCCGCGACGAGGCGGAGTCGGTGGTCCGAACCAAACGAAAAGAGAGTCTGTTTGGTCTGAATGAGGCGTTTCTGCTGGTACGCGACGAGTTCTCAAAGCAATACCCCAACAATCCCGACTATGTGGGTGTGGGGGAGGCACTTTTTATCGCCATGTTCCAGCACTCCCTCACCTACCTGCGCGCGGAGACGATGCGGGAGTGGCAGCGCAAGGAGCAGCGGATCTCGCCCACGCGCGGCATGGTGGAAGCCGGCAGCATCATCGTGGAAAACGGCGAAAAGGTGACGCGGGAGATCAAGCGCCGGCTCACATCGCTCGAACGCGCCCAGCAGGAACGGATGGGCCGGAAGCTGCCCTGGAAACTGGCGTTGGGCCAGCTCTTCCTTGCGCTTGCGACCCATCTCCTGTTCTTCCTCTATCTCTATTCGCTGCGACGGCAAATTTACGATGACAACCGAAAGGTGCTCCTCATCGCCCTGCTGTTCGCCGGGATCATCGGTTCGTACGCGATCGCGATCCGATACCCGCTCTTCGGGATGTACGCCGTCCCCGTCGCCGTGGCGCCTGTGATGCTCACCGTCATGTTCGATTCTCGCGTGGCGCTCTTCGGGCTTTTGACGCTGGCGCTGGTCGGCGGCCACCTGTTAGGGTATGACTTTGAGTTTACGTTCGCGACGATATTTGCCTGTAATCTGGCCGTCTTCAGTGTGCGTGACATCAAAAACCGGGGACAGATCTTCCTGAGCGCCGGCATGGTTTTCCTCGGCTACGGCCTGGTGCTCGGAGCGACGTGGCTCATGTATGACACCCCGCCGGGATTGTTCGGGGAGGAGATGATCCGCGTGGGCATCAACTCGCTCATGTTGATCGTCTCGCTGCCGCTCCTCTGGATCTTCGAACGGGCATTCGACATCACGACGGATCTGACGCTACTCGAGTTATCGGACACGAACCGGCCCCTGCTCAAGGAATTAAGCACGCGTGCACCGGGGACATTTAGTCATAGCCTGCAGGTCGCCAACCTGGCCGAGACGGCCGCCGACGCGATTGGCGCCAATGCGTTGCTGGCGCGGGTCGGCGCGTTGTACCATGATATCGGGAAGATGCCGAAGGCGGAGTATTTTGTAGAGAATCAGCGGAAGAACGAAAACCCGCACGATCAAATCAAACCGCGCATGAGCGCGCTGATCATCGCCAGCCATGTGAAGGAGGGCCTCGAGATCGGCCGGCAACACAACCTCCCCATCCGCGTGTTGGATTTTATCCCGATGCACCATGGGACCACGCTGATCGAGTATTTCTATCGAAAAGCAGAAGAACACAGCCTGTTGGAATCCGTTCAGGAAGGCGAGTTTCGGTATCCTGGCCCCCGACCGCAGTCGCGCGAAACCGGCATACTTATGCTGGCCGACTCGGTTGAGGCCGCCAGCCGAAGCCTCTCGGAACCGACTCATAAACGGCTCGAGTCCCTCATCGACACCATTTTTCGGGCCCGCATGACAGACGGGCAACTCGATGAGACCGATCTTACGTTTAGTGATCTGACGATCATCAAAGAGACTTTTCTCTCGCTGCTGGTGGGCATGCACCACGCGCGCGTGAAGTATCCAGACCAGATCGAAGCCGAAGAGCGCGAGCGCGTCGCTGCCGCGTTCGAAGAGCATATTTCCGGAAGGTCGATCGAATGA